One segment of Alligator mississippiensis isolate rAllMis1 chromosome 13, rAllMis1, whole genome shotgun sequence DNA contains the following:
- the LOC102574821 gene encoding noggin-2: protein MKLPQSLLLCSCLALLRQGGGQPYLRLRPSPSDNLPVKDIIEHPDPDYDPKEQDLDERTLRKKLGSHFDPSFMAVVAPAQLNLSSPDPLHRFKVSGPLPGELKKLDLGEAPYGARIKMGKKARRKFLQWLWAYTYCPVVYAWKDLGLRFWPRYIKEGHCFTEKSCSFPEGMYCKPVKSVTKTFLRWHCQGWSTQKYCTWIPVQYPVISECKCSC, encoded by the coding sequence ATGAAGCTGcctcagagcctcctgctctgctcctgcctggcgcTGCTCCGGCAGGGCGGCGGCCAGCCCTACCTGCGGCTGCGGCCCTCCCCCAGCGACAATCTGCCCGTCAAGGACATCATCGAGCACCCCGACCCCGACTACGACCCCAAGGAGCAGGACCTGGACGAGCGGACTCTGAGGAAGAAGCTGGGCAGCCACTTCGACCCCAGCTTCATGGCGGTGGTGGCCCCGGCTCAGCTGAACCTCtccagccccgaccccctgcacaggttCAAGGTGTCGGGGCCGCTGCCCGGCGAGCTGAAGAAGCTGGACCTGGGCGAGGCGCCCTACGGGGCCCGCATCAAGATGGGCAAGAAAGCCCGGAGGAAGTTCCTGCAGTGGCTTTGGGCCTACACATACTGCCCCGTGGTCTACGCCTGGAAGGACTTGGGCCTCCGCTTCTGGCCCCGCTACATCAAGGAGGGGCACTGCTTCACAGAGAAgtcctgctccttccctgagggCATGTACTGCAAGCCTGTCAAGTCGGTCACCAAGACCTTCCTGAGgtggcactgccagggctggtcCACACAGAAGTACTGCACCTGGATCCCTGTGCAGTACCCGGTCATCTCAGAGTGCAAGTGCTCCTGCTGA